GTGGCAGAGAGTAGTTCGAATTCGAATGATAATTCTGTAGTTTTAGATTCTGTTCATGTTGTTGAAGCGCATATTCGTGCTGATATTGAGAGTCCATCTGATGGAAAAATGGATGAGAGACCTACATTTTCTCCacctgattctgctgaaaatgagCATGAAGAGGTTCACAATATGGGTGAGGAAGTAAAGTCGCAGCCATTGAAGAGTACCAAGTCAAAGGATTATACTGGTCATAGTGctgaagatggagaagaaaatcTTTCTGTAGATGGAAGTAATGCAAACAATGGTGTTAGTGAGCTCGTTAATGATAGTGTATTTGGATCGGAGTGTAAGACAGTGAAAACATCACGCTCTCCTTTGAAGCCTCTCGAATTAGCTGAAGAAATTGAGAAAAAGCATGCCTTTTCTGGTTTGGATTGGGAAGAGGGTGTGGCAGCACAGCCGATGAGGCTTGAGGGTATTCGGAGGGGCCCCCCTGCAGTTGGGTACTTGCAGATTGATCTGGATAATATGATTACACGAAAAGTATCATCTCAAGCATTCAGGAGCGACCACGGGTCTCCTCATTCAGTAGCAGTTCATGCAAATTTTATTGCCGTGGGAATGTCAAAAGGGCTTATACTTGTGGCACCAAGTAAATATTCTCCTTATCATGCTGACCGTATGGATCCCAAGGTAACACATTAGCTACCTTTATTAAAATGTAGTCTTGGTTGTTCCTTGAGAATTATCTTTGTTACCGTACTCTTGGTTTTATAGCTATTACATCCCAACAAGGGACACAGTCCCTGTTTAAACCCTGAAAATATTGAAAAGTTTAACTAGAATGTTATCGTCCATTGGGGTCTCTAGTAGAccttttgctttcgccgtcactATAGAAAGGATCTGCTTCCCATTTACAGTAGCATAATGTTAAGTCCTTGATGCTGAGTACTTCGTGATGTCGGACTCTCTCTATTTTAGCAAATGAAAGTTGGTGTACTAAACCATCTGCTTCTGTATGGTTTTCCATGGGTTCAAGATTTCATATTGTCGCTTTAATTGCTGCGTTTACTTCAAATGGCACTTCTCTtattgagaatatttttcatATGTTGCAGATGTTGTATCTTGGTCCTCAAGCTGACAAATCTCAGTCGCAAGTTACTTCGATGTGCTTCAATCATCAAGGTGATCTGCTTTTAGCAGGATATGGTGATGGTCATATAATATTTTGGGATGTGCAGAAGGCACAAGTGGTAAAACTTATCTCTGGGGAACATACATCACCAGTGGTGCACACTCTGTTTCTAGGTCAGGATTCTCAAGCTACACGCAATTTTAAAGTCGTTACTGGTGACTGTAAAGGGCGTGTCCTTTTACATGTAATTTCAGTGGTTCCAATGTTTTACCGGTTTACCATTGAAACAAAGGTAGGTAAAAAGTCTTTCCCCTTGTAGTGGTTCATTAAAAATTTGTGCATCATTATTTTTTCTCACCTAGTTCTGACAAGTTTTGTACCCTCTGTTCATCAAATAGTGCCTTCTTGATGGTCAAAGAACAGGGACTGTGCTGTCTACTTCCCCTCTTCTAGTTGATGTCTCTGAGGGTGCTTTATCATCCGCCTTCAAAAATGCTACAGCTTCCACAAGTGGTATAGGTAGCATGATGGGTGGTGTAGTTGGATCTAAGGCAGGTTGGAAGCTCTTCAGTGACAGTGAAGCATCTTCATTGGCCGAACAAGGTGTGGTCATATTTGCTACCCATCAAAATGCTCTGGTGGTATGGATCCCTTAAGATGATATTCAAGATTTATGTACCTGATTTGTCTTGTAACTCTTGTTTGTTGTTAAATGAATGCTTGCAGTTATGCAgcaattttctttttttgctttccAACCTGTTGAGATATCTTCCTTGTAGGTAAGGCTCACCTCCAACTTGGAAGTCTATGCTCAACTCCCAAAGCCGGATGGAGTCCGAGAAGGTTCCATGCCTTATACTGCATGGAAATGTACGTTGCAGGCACAAGATTCATCTGCAGGTATGAATGAAAGCGCTTCATTTCAGATCTCTGTGTTTGATCTTATCTAAAAAAATACCTTCACCAGAGAATACGTCTAGCGAGCCATCAGACAGAGCTTCACTGCTTGCTATAGCATGGGATCGCAAAGTCCAAGTTGCAAAGTTGGTTAAAAAAGAGCTGAAAGTATACAGGGAATGGACCCTTGATAATACGGCAATAGGTGTGGCATGGTTGGACGACCAGGTAAGCTGGGGTGTATGTCCCTAATTTAGGTGTCACTGGCAAACGGATGATTATATAAGAAGAGAAAAGATAAAACGGAAATTAAATTTATTTGATAAAGAGCATCTTATAATTGGTAGAAATAACTTTTAACTTTCAGTAGAAAAGCCAAGTATTGTGTAATATGGAAATAATCAGGCCTTAGAACACTCTTATTTTAACTTTATTATATATTTCTGTTGAACATTACTCTCGGCCTTTACTAAAATATTTCTCTGGCATATTTACAATACAATTCTGTAGGGTGTATTATGTTTTGCCCTCTTTGGAACCAAAGTATTACGTTCTCAGCATCTTGAAATGTCACCTTGTTCTCATTCTGATCATTGGATGCATATTCATGCATGCTTTTAGAAATCACAGAAGCTCCTAAATTAGTTGCATGTCTGACGCTCGGATGTGTTCGGACGCACCATGGATGCATCAGTACATCACATGCATATCCCATGCACAATTTTAGTATAATTATGTATCGGCATTGCTCAAATACCGGGTATAAAGAATTTCTGGTTCATTCACAAAATTTCTGTTTGCCAGCAGTTTATCAGTATTTTTAAGAACTCAAATTCATAATGCATAGATTTTTGTAGAAAGTATCCTTGATCTTATAGCATGTCCGCATCCTAGTTTCTTGAGAAATTGCCGCGTCTACTGTGGTGGCATGTCCATGTCCCTCGTCTGCCTCAGTGCTTTCATCATGCATAATGCAAATAATGATCCTAACATATACGAAATAATAAGTTATCGTGACTTATGAGTCTCATTTCTTATTCAGATATTGGTGGTCTTGACCCTGAAAGGCCATCTCTGTCTATTTGCGAAGGAAGGAATGGAGCTTCATCGTTCGAGCTTTTCTGTAGATGGTTCTGTAGTAGACAACCTCATTACTTATCAAACTTATTTAACTAATATTTTTGGGAATCCTGAGAAGACTTATCACAATTGTGTTGCTGTAAGAGGAGCTACTATATATGTGATTGGGTCTATGCAGCTTATAATTTCTCGTCTTCTTCCCTGGAAGGAGCGTATTCAGGTTTTGCAAATGGCAGGTGACTGGATGGGTGCACTAGAAATGGCAATGAGACTCTATGATGGTCAAGCACATGGTGTTATTGATCTTCCTAGAACTGTTGATGCCATACGGGAGGCTGTACTGCCATATTTGGTGGAATTGGTTTTATCGTATGTAGATGAATCATTTTCCTATATTTCAGTGGCATTTAACAACCAAGTAGGAAAGGCTGAACAAGTTGATGATGCAAAGAGTAGTAGTATTTCCATGCAGTCAGAGATGCAAGAGCAGTTTGCAAGGGTCGGTGGTGTTGCTGTAGAATTTTGTGTCCACATCAAGAGAGTCGATATCCTTTTTGACAAAATTTTCTCCAAGTTTGTGGCTGTACAACATGGAGGTAGGTGTCAAAAAATGATGCACCCAATGACCTATGATTTGTCGATTCATTGTCAACCTAGTAGTCAAAGATTGATATCGTAGAGAAAATCAAGTGATTTCGTAACTTGATGAACTTTCATATGAGAAGATTATGAGTCTTATGTTTGGCATTCTTAAATAGTAGGAGAATCTTTACTAATCCTCTGTTTATGTGCTGGAGCAATtgcaattctctaatcttaaatacTTCAACTACCTGACTTTAGGATAAGCATTAACTTATCAGGAAAGTTAGGGTAAGCATTAACTTATTAGGAAAGAGAGAATTATCAAATCATAGTATCTGTACAAGAATTATTTCACTATTCGAAACAAATAAGCTATGTTCCTTCAAAGTGCAACTGTGCACCTTAAGATTATTGCATTGATTTTGCTGACTTCCATTCTCTTTTTCCAGGAACATTCTTGGAGCTTTTAGAGCCATATATATTGAAAGATATGCTCGGATGTTTACCTCCAGAGGTATAGCTGGGTAATCAATTTCCTACCTGTTttatttttagttattgggagtGTCATAGTTGTAAGTTACTTTTTCTCTTATCTATTCTCTTTTGCTTTTGTTTTCCCATCTTAAACATATTTTCTTCCAGTTTGTGATTATTGCGTTAGTTTGTTATTGGATCATATTAAATGAGAAAATTTGCCTTAAAgtggcaaaaaaaataaaaaaatcagacTTTTCTGTTCGAATTATCACTTCATTGTGTTGGTGATGAATCGTTCCAGTGGAGGCTTCAAAAAGCCTTAACTCCTTAACTTTGTGCCAAGTGTTAACCTTTTATCTAAGCAAAAATGTTTTGACTATACTGTTTTACTGGTTTTGCAGATTATGCAAGCACTGGTTGAACATTACAGCAGCAAAGGATGGTTGCAACGTGTTGAACAGTGTGTTCTTCACATGGACATTTCATCATTGGATTTCAATCAGGTAAGATTGATATGTATACAAAGGTATTTTTGAATCTAGTAAAATTCATTAGTCATATTAAATCTTAAAACCCTTTGGACCCATTTACAAATCATCCTATTAATTTATTAAATCACTAAATCTTATAATTCGAATTTGTATCTTAGGTAGTAAGGTTATGCCGAGAACATGGACTATATGGAGCTCTTATTTATCTGTTCAACCGAGGATTAGATGATTACGAAGCACCTCTTGAGGAACTTTTGCTTGTTGTACAGAGTAGCAAAAGAGAAAATGCACTTGCCATTGGGTATCTTTCGTTTACTTATCATTTTCTATTGAATGTACTCTAACTTATAGATGGGCTAATATGCTATTATCTGCACCCTTGTACATTTAATCTCTGAAAACACTTTAAAGTTCCATGTCTCTGCCATAAACTTAAGATCAAATGCACGTTCTTTGCTAAGGAGTTACATAACTCACCTCTCTATGATTATAAGATTAAATGAATATAGTATCCCAACTTAAGGTTAGTCTCAGAAAGTTAAAAAAATGTTATCTTCAGAAACCGTTGTTATTTTCCAAAGACAGGTTAACTTTAGATATATTCAAATTTAAAAAAGGAATTTCCATATTTTCCCAAAATTAGTtagaaaataatttaaaaaaccACGAACATTGCATCAATGTGGTTGCATGGTAAACAGCTGCTGAATAAATTATTATGTCCAAGAATTGTTCTGTTTTACTATCAAATTCTTAGTTGAAAAGAAAAACAGTCCTCTCGACAAAAATGAAATACTTGGAACGAAGTAGAGAACTAATTGTTTTGGCCATACATGCTGTAGGCCGTTTTAATGTTAATCATTGGTTGATTTGTGTGGTTTAATTTATGTTGTATTATTATAGTTCTTTGTTGCACAATGTATTCACGGATTTTAGGAACTTTCTCCTATCCTTCACCTTAGTTACTTCCATGTGAGTTTATCATAAGCATTTATGAATCTAATATTCTTCTTAGTTTTTcgtaattttttcatttttttcttataaattttATTGTAGCTTGACTGTTATTTTCCCCCCTATTTCCATTCTCTGGATAACTGGTGCTTCCTGATGAATTCTGCTAACAGGTACAGGATGCTTGTATATCTAAAATATTGCTTCACAGGTCTTTCCTTTCCTCCAGGTATGCTCTTGACCTGCTCCATTGTTTTCATACTTGCAAGTAAAATTGCATGAGATTTTTTGGTGTTGATCTTTGAttgccaaacaaaaaaaaaagtcaaacatATCATTCCACATGCAAGCTGATGAGCCCTGCATCACAAGCTTTCTAGGTTAAAGAGTTCAACCTTTCCAAATATGAGTATGTGGAGCTATTATTCCTTTTAGGATCTCAGTTATTCCTTTGGCACCCCACCTACTAATGAGCCTttgcatacttttttttttctaatattcATATCATTATCAAGGATGTTGAATCATTCCCACTTGTGCATGTGTGATATTTGTACCTGTTTTTGTTTCCATCTGTGTGTAAGAAGAACCTTGAAGCACCAAGTAAATGGAAACCCAGAAAAGTATCACATTGTTGCTATGTTAGTTATATTTGTACCTATACATGCGAGAACATGCACCTCGACAAGAGAGAGGAAAACTTTGAAAGTACCATGCTGCTGTTGAGTGGTAATGAACTTCAATATTCTCTTGGTGACAAAATAGTAAAATATTTGAGTAGATGTTGAATTTCTTAAGAATTACTTTCAGGACACGGCACCATATCTCCCACCAGATTGCTTTCGGTTAGAACAGAGCTTGTATCCTTTCTTCTAGAAGACTCAAAAGCTACGGTTTCAGAGCTTGCAGCAGGCTGCAAATCTTCCAGTGGAGCTTGCCCAAACCTGTATCATCTCTTGTGGTTGGATACTGAAGCAACATTGGAAGTTCTGAGATTTGCTTTCTTGGAAATTCCTAAATCTGACCTTGATTCGACTAATCCAGATATGGAGGATAATGAAGAGAATAGTGAGAAGAGCAACGAAAATCAGAATTTGATGGTACAACATACAATAAACTCTCTTGCAAATATTCTTGATGTAAAAATCTCAGAAGTCGATGGTTCGTGCGTGGATGGTACTGGTTCCCTAAGAATATGGCCTTCGAAAGAAGACATTTGTCATCTGCTTGAATTTATTTCCTACTTCATTATATGGGAAAGAGCTACAGTTTCAAAGGCCGTATTAAGTCATGTATTGGAGTACTTGATTTCAGAAACTACTTTGTCCCCTTGCAATGTGAAAACCGAAAATTCTAAGAGTAGAGAGAAGCACGTGCTTGCCGTTTTAGGAGCAGTTTCTGAAACAGACTGGGAGTCATCTTATGTATTGCATCTGAGCGAAATGGCCCAATTTTACCAGGTATTTGCAACAACTTTAAAGTTCATGAAGATCGTCCACTACATAACAAATCCATTGCCATGAACTATTTCCTTCCGATCTTGATGCCTTTACTAATCTTGTTTACTCTCTATCAGAAGGCATAAACAATATTCATGGGTTTGACTTTCATGGCAATATACAGGTTTGTGGCTTTGTATATGCTAGTAGAGGTCAGCATATTGCTGCTTTGGATGCCTATATGAAAGATCTGGAGGAGCCCCTTCATGCGTTTTCTTTTATCAACATGTTACTAGAAAGAGATAATGAGTCAGCAACTTTTCGTTCTGCTGTCCTTTCCCGAATCTCTGAGCTAGTTATCTTAAGCAGGTAAATATTGGAATAGCTCATAAATTTACACATTGTATGCATTACTTTTTGTGCTATTGCTGTTATTTTTGCTTATGTGAGATTTGATTTACAAACTTTCATTTGTTGTTTCAGGGAGGGAGCATTCTTTTTGGTCGTTGACCATTTCAGTAGAGAAAGTGAACGTATCCTATCTGAACTCCGCCCTCATTCAGAAAGCCTTTTTCTATATCTAAAGACAACCATTGAAGCTCACCTGTCGGGgaaacttgatttttcttttttggaaaaggGTTATATTCTGGACGTGGCATGTGGAAGAATAGGGAAAGAGCAAATGGTGGAGGCTTATTTGAAAAAAATCTCTGATCTCCCAAAGATTCTACAACATAATCCAGTCAGTATAACTGACGATTTAGTAGAACTTTATCTCGAGGTTGGTATCAAAGAGAATGGTGAAATATTTCCCCCTTTTTTTTTAACTCTCAAGTTTTTAGGAACTGCATGTACAAGTACACGTGTCTCTCCACGTGAAGCAAACTGTGTTTGCATATCATTAAGCCCCTGTGTCACGTCAAGTTCTCAGCATGTGTTCCATTTTCTTGTGCAGCTTATGTGCAAGTACGAACGGATATCTGTTCTTAAGTTTTTGGAGACATTTGAAAGTTATAGGCTGGAGCAGTGTTTGCGTTTATGTCAAGAGTACGGGGTCATTGACGCAGCTGCTTTCTTATTAGAAAGAGTTGGTGATGTTGGAAGTGCTTTGCTACTTACTCTTTCGGGGCTCAAAGACAAATTTGAAAATCTCGGAATTGCTGTGGAAAGTATAATTTCTGACCGTTCATCAAGTAGCCTCCCTGAGATGGAGCATCTAAACTTTGTTATGAGGATGGAAGAGGTTTGTAGATAAATGTAAACCTTACCGCTACTAACTAAGTTGGTTGAGTTGATCTTTATGGCAGTTGTTGATGTTATGCAGGTAAAATCTATACTTGATATCCTGCATGCCTCGATCGGCTTATGCCAGCGTAATACCCTACGCTTAGATCCCGAGGAGTCAGAGTCCCTATGGTTTGAGTCGCTTGACTGGTAAGTTGATACATCCACCATACTCATTTTCGCTTGTATATATTGTTCTATGATTGGAGCCAGGAAATCTACTTCAACCTTCTTCAGATATGACTCCCTTTTGATGTGTGTTCATCCTCGAGATGCATGCAGGTTTTGTGACCCTTTAAAAGATTCTTATGATAATAAAATGATATCCAAAGCAAATCTTGTTGGCAATGGAGAATTCCTGTTTGGTTTTCAAGAGGACAAGGAAGCAT
The nucleotide sequence above comes from Papaver somniferum cultivar HN1 chromosome 8, ASM357369v1, whole genome shotgun sequence. Encoded proteins:
- the LOC113301605 gene encoding vacuolar protein sorting-associated protein 8 homolog produces the protein MTKKFNKAPMALDLDSFLQLQSSGDEDDDDLNNNIIPHRTVDEILLNDSDSDDTDSSTIFKLSDNLIDSNNFHSKQSYEEVSASSSSVSGSFETLISNTFDEISVIRSSLGNSGGSLKLDGKNTVSNSFISRRNSGNSLLLGRDLSRPLPPLFGSVKPNPKPGAALAAATAASRLIPTPHAAAIKSRREKSLRAEEHSSLISDLEIQSGNGVYLEGLTSSEAVGSGTNQIDGESGEDGIVGHLSSSSSVEPVVEACFSENASGGEVSPEKSPVKKVIEGESTISEVGKIGSGLKGLNSCGTTTEYTEARVDSSCVAESSSNSNDNSVVLDSVHVVEAHIRADIESPSDGKMDERPTFSPPDSAENEHEEVHNMGEEVKSQPLKSTKSKDYTGHSAEDGEENLSVDGSNANNGVSELVNDSVFGSECKTVKTSRSPLKPLELAEEIEKKHAFSGLDWEEGVAAQPMRLEGIRRGPPAVGYLQIDLDNMITRKVSSQAFRSDHGSPHSVAVHANFIAVGMSKGLILVAPSKYSPYHADRMDPKMLYLGPQADKSQSQVTSMCFNHQGDLLLAGYGDGHIIFWDVQKAQVVKLISGEHTSPVVHTLFLGQDSQATRNFKVVTGDCKGRVLLHVISVVPMFYRFTIETKCLLDGQRTGTVLSTSPLLVDVSEGALSSAFKNATASTSGIGSMMGGVVGSKAGWKLFSDSEASSLAEQGVVIFATHQNALVVRLTSNLEVYAQLPKPDGVREGSMPYTAWKCTLQAQDSSAENTSSEPSDRASLLAIAWDRKVQVAKLVKKELKVYREWTLDNTAIGVAWLDDQILVVLTLKGHLCLFAKEGMELHRSSFSVDGSVVDNLITYQTYLTNIFGNPEKTYHNCVAVRGATIYVIGSMQLIISRLLPWKERIQVLQMAGDWMGALEMAMRLYDGQAHGVIDLPRTVDAIREAVLPYLVELVLSYVDESFSYISVAFNNQVGKAEQVDDAKSSSISMQSEMQEQFARVGGVAVEFCVHIKRVDILFDKIFSKFVAVQHGGTFLELLEPYILKDMLGCLPPEIMQALVEHYSSKGWLQRVEQCVLHMDISSLDFNQVVRLCREHGLYGALIYLFNRGLDDYEAPLEELLLVVQSSKRENALAIGYRMLVYLKYCFTGLSFPPGHGTISPTRLLSVRTELVSFLLEDSKATVSELAAGCKSSSGACPNLYHLLWLDTEATLEVLRFAFLEIPKSDLDSTNPDMEDNEENSEKSNENQNLMVQHTINSLANILDVKISEVDGSCVDGTGSLRIWPSKEDICHLLEFISYFIIWERATVSKAVLSHVLEYLISETTLSPCNVKTENSKSREKHVLAVLGAVSETDWESSYVLHLSEMAQFYQVCGFVYASRGQHIAALDAYMKDLEEPLHAFSFINMLLERDNESATFRSAVLSRISELVILSREGAFFLVVDHFSRESERILSELRPHSESLFLYLKTTIEAHLSGKLDFSFLEKGYILDVACGRIGKEQMVEAYLKKISDLPKILQHNPVSITDDLVELYLELMCKYERISVLKFLETFESYRLEQCLRLCQEYGVIDAAAFLLERVGDVGSALLLTLSGLKDKFENLGIAVESIISDRSSSSLPEMEHLNFVMRMEEVKSILDILHASIGLCQRNTLRLDPEESESLWFESLDWFCDPLKDSYDNKMISKANLVGNGEFLFGFQEDKEALVEKWRILKSHRGTHILKKVFAQFIREVVDGMIGYVHLPSIMAKLLADNGSQEFGDYKLTVSGLLGTYGFERRILDTAKSLIEDDTFYTMSLLKKGASHGYSPQNPLCCICNSSLTKRYSASGIRVFSCGHATHLQCEFQENEVSNRYSVGCPICIPKKKAGRARSKSILTTGLVKNSSPKSQRTQGNTSVHHTNEFDAEPYGLHQISRFEILNSLQKAQKSFQIENVPQLRLAPPVVYHEKVKKGMAISLGESSTPEKAAKINKNRKPRDLKKKGSSSATHRFFP